From the Leptotrichia sp. oral taxon 221 genome, one window contains:
- the purD gene encoding phosphoribosylamine--glycine ligase, with translation MKVLIVGAGGREHAIAWKISQNEKVEKIFIAPGNAGAELLPKAENVNLSNNIDEYVKFAKENNIDLTFVGSEELLVAGIVDEFHKNGLKIFGPNKQAAILEGSKAYSKDFMKKYGIKTAVYEIFDNAEKAKEFLNNWKDFPVVVKASGLAAGKGVIIAQNLDEAIKAVDDIMIDEKFGDAGNQVVIEEFLDGVEASILSFTDSKVIVPLLSAKDHKKIGENETGLNTGGMGVISPNPYVTDEVFESFKNDIMNPTLKGMQAEGMDFEGVIFFGLMITAKGVYLLEYNMRLGDPETQAVLPLLENDLLELVEYSFDKKLSELNVTWKPLHACCVVGAAGGYPETYRKGDVITGIENASDNELVFIAGAKFEDGKFKTNGGRVLNAVAFGKTLDEAKENAYKLLNKIKFDGMYFRKDIGNIK, from the coding sequence ATGAAAGTATTAATCGTAGGAGCAGGTGGAAGAGAACATGCAATTGCTTGGAAAATATCTCAAAATGAAAAGGTAGAGAAAATATTTATAGCACCAGGAAATGCAGGAGCTGAGTTGTTGCCAAAAGCTGAAAATGTGAATTTATCGAATAATATAGACGAGTATGTTAAATTTGCTAAGGAAAATAATATTGATTTGACATTTGTTGGAAGTGAAGAATTATTAGTAGCTGGTATTGTTGATGAATTTCATAAAAATGGATTGAAAATTTTTGGGCCTAATAAACAAGCGGCAATTCTTGAAGGAAGCAAGGCTTATTCTAAAGATTTTATGAAAAAATATGGGATAAAAACTGCTGTTTATGAAATTTTTGATAATGCTGAAAAAGCAAAAGAATTTTTGAATAATTGGAAAGATTTTCCTGTAGTTGTAAAAGCTAGTGGTCTTGCGGCTGGGAAAGGTGTAATTATTGCTCAAAATCTTGATGAGGCGATAAAAGCAGTTGACGATATAATGATTGATGAAAAATTTGGAGATGCTGGAAATCAAGTTGTAATTGAAGAATTTTTGGATGGAGTAGAAGCTTCAATACTTTCATTTACAGATAGTAAAGTTATTGTACCATTGTTATCAGCAAAAGATCACAAAAAAATTGGAGAGAATGAAACTGGATTAAATACAGGTGGAATGGGAGTTATAAGTCCTAATCCTTATGTGACAGATGAAGTTTTTGAAAGTTTTAAAAATGACATTATGAATCCAACTTTAAAGGGAATGCAAGCTGAAGGAATGGATTTTGAAGGTGTAATTTTCTTTGGACTAATGATTACGGCAAAAGGTGTTTACTTGCTTGAATACAATATGAGATTGGGAGATCCTGAAACTCAAGCAGTTCTACCATTGTTGGAAAATGATTTGTTAGAATTGGTAGAATATTCATTTGACAAAAAATTATCGGAATTAAATGTTACTTGGAAACCACTTCATGCTTGTTGTGTTGTAGGAGCTGCAGGAGGATATCCAGAAACTTACAGAAAAGGTGATGTTATAACTGGAATTGAAAATGCTTCAGATAATGAATTGGTATTTATCGCAGGAGCTAAATTTGAAGATGGAAAATTCAAGACTAATGGTGGAAGAGTATTGAATGCCGTTGCATTTGGAAAGACATTGGATGAAGCTAAGGAAAATGCTTATAAATTATTAAATAAAATTAAATTTGATGGAATGTATTTTAGAAAGGATATTGGGAATATCAAATAG
- a CDS encoding YARHG domain-containing protein encodes MKKIRILLLFALVMIFGANLLANDWEFGSEGGHIVPMNVSNVSIKSEKLRFKLEKFRSEYGTIDNEMVVTVRFVFDSPEAGERYIGFITPEGGNEAWDERDHFKDFKTSVNGQSVSTKAYRLTDFAPKDVKQLEEVKKYFKEYDEEKILKEYEYYKKSYVYYFKANFKKGENVVEHSYHYDGSSGVGTVDFNYVWSTISKWKNQKVDDFEVIVEPGDALIAMPVVKTKDGKEIKWQLAGEGNVDYAYKENYETNEPYKVLYAKLKKGYLYFKTNNFKPKEEFELTEIKGLRVNYVFPDKTEKGFKFKDDLTDDAYAIKYLDKDEIKDISDEKLKIMRNYPYAMAGYDFSDKKLKDYFSKFLWYVPTGKDVKLGEADYEYVKDVDKVINDRKNGSR; translated from the coding sequence ATGAAAAAAATCAGAATACTGCTATTATTTGCTCTAGTTATGATTTTTGGTGCGAACTTATTGGCGAATGACTGGGAATTTGGGTCGGAAGGTGGGCATATTGTGCCGATGAATGTGTCGAATGTTTCGATAAAGAGTGAAAAGCTTCGTTTTAAATTGGAAAAATTTAGGTCGGAGTATGGGACGATAGACAATGAAATGGTGGTAACTGTCAGATTTGTGTTTGATAGTCCTGAAGCTGGGGAGAGATATATTGGATTTATTACGCCTGAAGGTGGGAATGAAGCATGGGATGAAAGAGATCATTTCAAGGATTTTAAGACTTCTGTCAATGGACAAAGTGTGAGTACAAAAGCATATAGATTGACTGATTTTGCACCGAAAGATGTAAAACAACTGGAAGAAGTTAAAAAATATTTTAAGGAATATGATGAAGAAAAGATACTAAAAGAATATGAATATTACAAAAAGAGTTATGTTTACTATTTTAAGGCTAATTTTAAAAAGGGAGAAAATGTAGTTGAGCACAGTTATCATTATGATGGAAGTAGCGGTGTTGGAACCGTTGATTTCAACTATGTTTGGTCGACTATTTCAAAATGGAAAAATCAGAAGGTGGATGATTTTGAAGTGATTGTTGAGCCAGGAGATGCTCTTATTGCGATGCCTGTGGTAAAAACAAAAGATGGGAAAGAAATAAAATGGCAATTGGCTGGAGAAGGAAATGTTGATTATGCTTACAAAGAAAACTATGAAACAAATGAGCCATACAAAGTTCTTTATGCAAAATTAAAAAAAGGTTATTTATATTTTAAAACAAATAATTTCAAGCCTAAAGAAGAATTTGAATTGACAGAAATAAAAGGTTTGAGAGTTAATTATGTATTTCCTGATAAAACGGAAAAAGGTTTTAAATTTAAAGATGATTTGACAGACGATGCCTATGCGATAAAATATCTAGATAAAGATGAAATAAAAGATATTTCAGATGAAAAATTGAAAATAATGAGAAATTATCCTTATGCGATGGCAGGTTATGATTTTTCAGACAAAAAATTGAAAGACTATTTTTCAAAATTTTTGTGGTATGTGCCAACTGGAAAAGATGTGAAATTGGGAGAAGCTGATTATGAGTATGTTAAAGATGTGGATAAAGTTATAAATGATAGAAAGAATGGAAGTAGATAA
- a CDS encoding RNA-guided endonuclease TnpB family protein, which translates to MKYNLAFKYRIYPNKDQELLINKTFGCVRFVYNTILYTANKFYEETGKNKIITPASLKSENQFLKEVDSLALSNAQLNVKRSFTNFFQKRAKFPRFKSKKNNVKSYTTNCVNNSIRIEENKYLILPKLKKVKLKYHREIPKDYKIKSVTLINSNGNYYVSILTEFGKEIQKVASNDKVIGLDFSMSELFISSENQRADYPRYFRMLEEELKKLQKSLSRKVKFSKNWYKQKMKISKLHEYIKNCRRDFLHKLSKKLSEDYNAVVVEDLNMKGMSQALNFGKSVGDNGWGMFLRMLEYKLMFLGKQFLKIDKWFPSSKTCSRCGNVKDELKLSERSYKCECCGIEIDRDYNAALNIKNIGKEILKY; encoded by the coding sequence ATGAAATATAATTTAGCATTCAAATATAGGATTTATCCAAATAAAGATCAAGAATTGTTGATAAACAAGACTTTTGGATGTGTTCGTTTTGTTTACAATACGATTTTGTACACTGCGAATAAATTTTATGAAGAAACTGGAAAAAATAAAATAATTACACCTGCCAGTTTGAAAAGTGAAAATCAATTTCTAAAAGAAGTAGACAGTCTAGCACTTTCAAATGCCCAATTGAATGTAAAACGATCGTTTACGAATTTCTTTCAAAAGAGGGCAAAATTTCCAAGATTCAAATCTAAAAAGAATAATGTTAAAAGTTACACGACAAATTGTGTGAATAATTCGATACGAATTGAGGAAAACAAATATTTGATTTTGCCAAAATTGAAAAAAGTTAAATTAAAATATCATAGAGAAATACCGAAGGATTACAAGATAAAGTCAGTAACATTGATAAACAGTAATGGAAATTACTATGTTTCTATTTTGACGGAATTTGGAAAGGAAATTCAAAAGGTAGCTAGTAATGATAAAGTAATTGGACTTGATTTTTCAATGTCTGAATTATTTATTAGTTCTGAAAACCAAAGAGCTGATTATCCAAGATATTTTAGGATGTTGGAAGAAGAATTGAAAAAATTACAGAAATCATTATCGAGAAAAGTGAAGTTTTCTAAAAATTGGTATAAGCAAAAAATGAAAATATCAAAGTTGCATGAGTATATCAAAAATTGCCGAAGAGATTTTTTGCATAAATTATCGAAAAAATTGTCTGAAGATTATAATGCTGTGGTTGTTGAGGATTTGAATATGAAAGGGATGAGCCAGGCATTAAATTTTGGGAAAAGTGTAGGAGATAATGGGTGGGGAATGTTTTTGAGAATGCTTGAGTATAAACTGATGTTTTTAGGGAAACAATTTTTGAAGATAGATAAGTGGTTTCCGTCATCGAAAACTTGTAGTAGATGTGGAAATGTTAAAGATGAACTGAAATTATCAGAAAGAAGTTATAAATGTGAGTGCTGTGGAATTGAGATTGATAGGGATTATAATGCGGCACTGAATATAAAAAACATTGGAAAAGAGATTTTGAAATATTAG
- a CDS encoding type II toxin-antitoxin system HicB family antitoxin, whose protein sequence is MFVVYPAIFIKEKESYTVLFPDFGGATCGKSIEDAYYMSTDYLGMNLLDYYKGNKEFPKATSLEGLNIKLYIKELFDDEKEVEEALKNSFKSLVGLDFQKYLKEVNVKSIRKNVTIPSWLNEVAKRNNINFSKVLQEALERELEID, encoded by the coding sequence ATGTTTGTTGTTTATCCAGCAATTTTTATAAAAGAAAAAGAAAGTTATACAGTTCTGTTTCCTGATTTTGGAGGAGCGACTTGTGGAAAAAGTATAGAAGATGCTTATTATATGTCAACGGATTATTTAGGAATGAACTTATTAGATTATTATAAGGGAAATAAAGAATTTCCTAAAGCAACAAGTTTGGAAGGATTAAATATAAAGTTATATATTAAAGAGCTATTTGATGATGAAAAAGAAGTTGAAGAAGCACTTAAAAATTCTTTCAAATCGTTAGTAGGATTGGATTTTCAAAAATATTTAAAAGAAGTAAATGTAAAATCGATTAGAAAAAATGTAACTATTCCTAGTTGGCTTAATGAAGTTGCAAAAAGAAATAATATAAATTTTTCAAAAGTTTTACAGGAAGCATTGGAAAGGGAATTAGAAATAGATTAA
- a CDS encoding type II toxin-antitoxin system HicA family toxin, whose product MPMNSKEMIRFLKRNGFVEIKGGKGSYRRLKNFATGKVTEVPCHSKELGKILEKVILKEAGLK is encoded by the coding sequence ATGCCTATGAATTCTAAAGAAATGATTCGGTTTTTGAAGAGAAATGGTTTTGTCGAAATAAAAGGCGGAAAAGGTTCTTACAGAAGATTGAAAAATTTCGCAACCGGTAAGGTAACCGAAGTGCCTTGTCATAGTAAGGAATTAGGGAAAATACTTGAAAAAGTAATTCTAAAAGAAGCAGGATTAAAATAA